From one Micromonospora siamensis genomic stretch:
- a CDS encoding CBM96 family carbohydrate-binding protein, translating to MSRHGLHRLTRHVGPRRKALVLGVLSAGVAIGLTASMMPLLAGDDASVRPVADTTATTVVQDGDNAAKTTLATCPAPCEGNPRGSRQAVLAFAVTTLPANATHVRAKLRVHAWQQFNATVTARVSRLDAAAARPAPLAAGTVLDRNSGVARGFNEWDVSALVTRNGTWTIALEQTGLANRIYWASRENRDSSIRPQLVLDYDLAARPTTVPSTAAPTTAVPSPTLAPSPTRSPSPTPSPTATVRPSPTASPTPTATPRRTVAAPSPTAGTGCGRVSTKLVPSCGAWWGMYSPAGPQDGWDHGGAITDLEAKVGRRFDIVHRYHDFSNTGSNGAFPDQYEQELMRDGRLMFFAWESRVFSSGTTLTWSDVYSGRYDATIDAVAGRIRATGTPVFMGFDHEPEDSPAKGGDADFVRAWRHVHDRFVRAGATNAVWVWTMMGWSGHYDRYQALYPGDGYVDWVAYDPYNFYACNGNPTWKSPYTTVDGFYRWLDEHGIGAGKPRMLAEFGTNLNPADPGAKRRWFEEFPRALKDHPKIKAAVYFNSAGMTSFAGNCDMTMDRDASALAGYTRAGQDAYLRQPTRPIG from the coding sequence TTGAGCAGGCACGGACTGCACCGCCTCACCCGCCACGTCGGGCCACGCCGCAAGGCGCTGGTCCTCGGCGTCCTCAGCGCCGGCGTCGCCATCGGGCTGACCGCGTCGATGATGCCGTTGCTGGCCGGTGACGACGCGTCGGTGCGCCCAGTAGCCGACACCACCGCCACCACGGTCGTCCAGGACGGCGACAACGCCGCGAAGACGACCCTGGCGACCTGCCCCGCACCGTGTGAGGGCAATCCCCGCGGCAGCCGGCAGGCGGTGCTCGCCTTCGCGGTGACCACCCTGCCGGCCAACGCCACCCATGTCCGGGCGAAGCTGCGGGTGCACGCCTGGCAGCAGTTCAACGCCACGGTGACCGCCCGGGTCTCCCGGCTCGACGCCGCCGCCGCGCGCCCCGCCCCGCTGGCCGCCGGCACCGTGCTGGACCGCAACTCCGGCGTGGCCCGCGGCTTCAACGAGTGGGACGTCTCCGCCCTGGTGACCCGCAACGGCACCTGGACGATCGCGCTGGAGCAGACCGGGCTGGCGAACCGGATCTACTGGGCGTCCCGGGAGAACCGCGACTCGTCGATCCGGCCCCAACTGGTGCTCGACTACGACCTCGCCGCCCGGCCGACGACCGTGCCGAGCACGGCGGCGCCGACCACGGCCGTACCCTCGCCGACGCTGGCGCCGTCGCCCACCCGCAGCCCGTCGCCGACCCCCTCGCCGACGGCCACCGTGCGGCCCTCGCCCACGGCGAGCCCCACCCCGACCGCGACCCCGCGTCGGACCGTCGCCGCGCCCAGCCCGACGGCCGGCACCGGCTGCGGCCGGGTCTCGACCAAGCTGGTGCCCTCCTGCGGTGCCTGGTGGGGCATGTACTCCCCGGCCGGCCCGCAGGACGGCTGGGACCACGGGGGCGCGATCACCGACCTCGAGGCCAAGGTGGGCCGCCGGTTCGACATCGTGCACCGCTACCACGACTTCTCCAACACCGGCAGCAACGGCGCCTTCCCGGACCAGTACGAGCAGGAGCTGATGCGCGACGGCCGGCTGATGTTCTTCGCCTGGGAGTCCCGCGTCTTCTCCAGCGGCACCACGCTGACCTGGAGCGACGTCTACAGCGGACGGTACGACGCGACGATCGACGCGGTCGCCGGCCGGATCCGGGCCACCGGCACCCCCGTCTTCATGGGCTTCGACCACGAGCCGGAGGACTCACCGGCCAAGGGCGGCGACGCCGACTTCGTGCGGGCCTGGCGGCACGTGCACGACCGGTTCGTCCGAGCCGGCGCCACCAACGCCGTCTGGGTGTGGACGATGATGGGCTGGTCCGGCCACTACGACCGTTACCAGGCGCTCTACCCGGGTGACGGCTACGTCGACTGGGTGGCCTACGACCCGTACAACTTCTACGCCTGCAACGGCAACCCGACCTGGAAGAGCCCGTACACCACGGTGGACGGCTTCTACCGCTGGCTCGACGAGCACGGCATCGGCGCCGGCAAGCCGCGGATGCTCGCCGAGTTCGGCACGAACCTGAACCCGGCCGACCCGGGCGCCAAGCGGCGCTGGTTCGAGGAGTTCCCCCGGGCGCTGAAGGACCACCCGAAGATCAAGGCGGCGGTGTACTTCAACTCGGCGGGCATGACCAGCTTCGCCGGCAACTGCGACATGACGATGGACCGGGACGCCTCGGCGCTGGCCGGCTACACCCGCGCCGGTCAGGACGCGTACCTTCGGCAGCCGACGAGGCCGATCGGCTGA